The genomic DNA AAAAAAAGGATAAATATGACGCTCCAGCGGAAGGACAGGCAGGAAGAAAAAGTTAATTGTTATTAAGAAACAATGTCATCCTGAGTGTTCTGCTGATTACTTCTTGCTAATGTTAGCAGCAGAATGTATCAAAGGATTAAATTATAGCAAATCCATTGGAAGCAAAGCAAGCATTAACCACAGATAAACACAGATTAAAAAAAGATTAACACAGAAGCTCCAGCGGTTGAAATAGCAATGGGAAAAATCAACAACAGATGATACAAAGCTGTTTAGTGCACCCACGGTTGAGAAGCAAGAAGACTACCACAAGAATGCCTGTGTTACATATATCGTAACATAGGATTCACAATGTATTGTATCTTCTATCCTTTTTTCCTCTGTGTACTCCGTGCCTCCGTGTTTCTCATTTCTTCGCAGCTATTCTCCCAGTAGCCTTGCTTATTCTTCCGCTGGGGCGTTCAAAGCTTTCTCCGTGTCTCTTTTTCCTCTGTGTACTCTGTGTCTCAGTGGTTAATTATTTTTAAGCTTGCTATACTTCCTTAGAGTATCTACAAATAATCGCTTGTAAATCTTCTGAAGATACTCGTCAAAATCGAAATGGTTTGACAGAATTAGCTTAAAAGCGTGGAATTGATTTTAATTAAGTAACTTATAAAGGAAAGGTAATGTTTAAGGATCTCGTTATAGCGAACCGTAGTTATCGTCGTTTTTATCAAGATTACAATATATCTGCAGATCTATTAATCGAATTGATTGATAATGCCAGATTGTCTGCATCTGCCGCCAATTTACAACCTTTGAGATATATCATCGTTAGTGAGAAGGAGGCAAATGAGCGGATCTTTTCCTGTTTACGTTGGGCAGGATATTTGCCAGATTGGGAAGGTCCGGAAGAGGGTGAAAAGCCATCTGCCTATATTGTTATGCTCGGTGACAAGGAATTTCCCAAATTTCATCATTTTGACGGTGGAATAGCAGCTCAAACTATACTTTTAGGTGCTGTTGATAAGGGTTTAGGTGGTTGTATTTTTGCCTCAGTCGATAAGGAGAGGTTACAGCAGGAGATCAATATTCCGTCAAACATGGAAATAATAGTTGTTATTGCTTTAGGCAAACCAAAAGAACACATAATAATAGAAACAGCAGAAACTTCGGGAAATATCAAGTATTGGCGTGATAAGGATCAGATCCATCATGTCCCGAAACGTAAATTAGCTGATATCCTAATAGAAGTTATCTCGTAGAAAATAGTTTAAGGTTTTACCGATGCGAATGCCGATCAAGAAAATAGTAATACTCTTTATCATCATAGTTTTACTTGTTTTCTACTATCTCTATTTAGAAGAAAATCTGGGGAAAAAAGAGCTCATCGCCTCGATAATCAATGTCATCTGGGGTATAACGATCTTCACAGTCATCATCGTCTTGATCATGGAGAACCGTAGTCCTTCCAAGACCCTCGCCTGGATATTACTGCTCGTCTTCTTACCGATAGTAGGGTTTATAATGTATCTGATCTTTGGAAGAAACTTCCGCAAGAAAAAGATCTATGCTCATAAAGAATATAGTGATTATGAAAAGTTAAGAAAGATAGACGAAATTAATCTCGATCATCCTTATAACACAACTGCAGAAAGTATGAAAGAACCTGCAATAGCTCTGATCACAAAGCTATTGGAGAATAATAATAAGGCATTTCTAACTTATAAGAACAGATTAGATGTCTATACTGACGGTGAACAGGCAATCAATGCTATTTTCGAGGCAATAGAGGGAGCAAAAGAGAGTGTTCATTTGGAATTTTTCATCATTAAAAGTGACGAAACCGGAGAAAAACTAAAAGACTTGCTCTTAAAAAAAGCTGCTGAAAAAGTTCAGGTTCGTTTGCTTTATGATTCTGTCGGGAGCTGGAATATCAGTGGTAAATATATTCGCCTCTTAGAGAAAGGTGGTATAAAAACAGCTGGCTTCACCCCTGTTGATTTCCCCTTTATTAGCAGTAAATGGAACTACCGAAACCACAGGAAAATTACAATCGTTGATGGTAAGACAGGTTTTCTCGGGGGGATTAATATTGCAGACAGATATATGCATAAAGACAAATATTACGGCTTCTGGCGCGATACACAGTTGAAGATAGAAGGAGAAGCAGTTCATTCTCTCCAGGCGATATTTAACAATGACTGGTCGTTCACTACCGGTGAAAATCTCTTGAATGACAATTATTTCCGAGAACAACATATCGATGACACCAATCCCGTGCAGATTATAACAAGTGGTCCTGACTCCGACTGGGAAAGCATTATGCAAGGTTATTTTGCTATGATTACCTTAGCTACTACAGAGATAAATATTGTCACTCCCTATCTGATACTCAATGAAAGTATGTTAACCGCGATCAAGGTATCTGCTCTCAGTGGTGTCAGAGTACGGCTCATTGTCCCCTGTAAGCCAGATCATCATCTGGTTTTTTGGGCTGCCCGTTCTTATTTCCAAGAACTGATGGAAACTGGAGTAGAGATCTATGAATACCAAAATGGGTTTATTCACTCTAAATATATCACAGTTGACGGTATCTTTTCATCTATCGGTTCAGCCAATATGGATATACGCAGTTTTTTACATAACCTGGAGGTTAATGCCTTCTTGTTCAGCAAAGAGCTAACTAATAGATTAAACTATGTTTTTGAAGAAGACCTGCAAAACAGTACCAAAATAAAATTAGAAGAATATATGAAGAGAAACTATCTTAATCGCGCTAAAGAATCATTTAACCGCCTATTTTCACCATTATTATAGAATGAATTAGAACAAGGAGTAGAGTAATGTATCTATACCGTAAAGATCTGGAAGAGAAAGAAGCGGTAAAAGTAGAAGTTCCTCGCAAAAGAATAATGATGTCTCTCAACGAGAGTTCACTCAATCCGCTCGGAGTCATCAAAGAGGCTTTTATCAGCAATCTTGGTTCGGTCTCTCTTAACCGCTACCTCAGTGATATAAGCAATAAGCTGTCCGAAATGCTGCTCGAATATATCGGATATAATATTGATGCGGATCAGATCTTGATGGGTAATGGTGCTGATCAGATGTTGTATTATCTATTTCTGGCAGTACGAGACAATGCCGATAATTTTGCTCTCTCTTTAGCCCCCTCATATTTCGATTATAAAAGCTATTGCTCTGCTGTCGGACTCGGTTTTAAAACCCACGAACTCAACAGGGATTTTGATTTCTCGCCGGATGAATATCTAAAAAGTGCCGATGACCCTAATTGCCGTCTGATCATTATCTGCTATCCCAATAATCCAACAGGTAATCTCTTCGACGAGAAGAAAATTATCCATATCCTGAAAAAAGCCAAGGTCCCAGTATTGATCGATGAGACCTACTTCGAATTCAGCGGTAAGACATTTGTCAATCATCTATCTGACTTTAAGAATCTGATCATAGTCCGTTCTTTTTCTAAGTCATTCTCTGTTGCCGGTTTAAGATTCGGCTATATGATCTCCTCAGCAAAAAACATTAAAGAAATAGGCAAGGTATTCACAGCTTTTAACTTGAGTTTACTCATTCAAACATTCGCCTATACACTACTGGAAAACAAGGATAAATTTCTCGAACATACTAAACGTGTGATCAAGTTAAGACAAATTCTCTATAACAACCTGGCATCAATTAAAGGAATTACTGTCTATCCTTCAGAGACAAATTTCCTGATCTTTACTATGGGCATAGATACCATGGAATTGTTTGACTATCTAAGCAAGCAGGATGTCTCAGTACGCAGCATGCATAAACTCCCCTTATTAGCGAATCATCTGCGGGTTTCTATCAGTTCTGAATCCGATAATCAGTATTTTGTCGATGCAGTAAAAGAATTCATGAGATCAAGGAGCAAAGAATGAATTTAGGTGCCCATATCTCGATCGCCAATGGTATTGAATTGATCTTTGAAAGAGCCAAGCAGGTAACTGCCAATGCTATTCAGATCTTCGTTACCAACCAGAACCAATGGTCAACGAGACAACCCAAACCACAAGAGTTAGAGAGTTTTTTTCAATTAAGAGAAGAATATAAACCATTCAGCATTATGGCTCATAGCCGATATTTGATCAATCTCTGCAGCAATGACCCGGAGAAGGAAGAGAAATCGATCAGAGCTTTTTATGAAGAACTGCAGTTATGCGAGCTTTTTAAAATACCTTATCTGGTCATCCACCCCGGTTCATATCTTGATCAAACAGAAGAATGGGGGTTAAACAGGATCATCTCCAACATTGATCTGACAATAGACAGGTTTAAAGACCTGAAAACAGTCATACTTCTCGAAACAACCGCGGGACAGGGAACCAACCTCGGATACAAATTCGAGCAGCTGGCCTATCTGATGAAGAATTCCAGGTTTCAAGAAAATCTGGCTGTCTGCTTCGATACCTGTCATACCTTTGCAGCAGGTTATGATTTAAAAGACAAATATGACGTAGTATTCACTGAATTTGAAAATGCTATCGGTATAGATAAACTAAAGGCATTCCATCTCAATGATACCAAAAAAGGATTAGCAGCAAGAGTTGACCGTCATGAGCATATTGGAAAAGGGGAGTTGGGTTTGGAACCGTTCAGAAAATTGATGAATGACAATAGATTCAAGAAAATACCAATGATCCTGGAGACTCCCAAAGGTGATAATGACGAGATGGATATTGTTAATCTGCAAACACTCAGATCTCTTAGAACAGGGGTATAGTCCATTGTCAGAACTCCATCTTAAAACCCGAAAGATTATCCTTACAGCCGGCAAAATGCTCAAAGAGACGATTGGCGACAGTGATAAAATCTCTGTCCGGACTAAATCTACCGATTCTGATCTGGTCACTCAACTCGATACAGAAATAGAAAATTTTTTAAAGGAAGAGCTTAGTCGTATCTTACCGGGCTCTGTTTTTTTAGCTGAAGAGACCGATCCGAAACTTAAAGATACCGAGAAACTATGGATTATTGATCCGATAGACGGCACGACCAATTTTGTACACGGTTTCCCTTTTGTTGCCATTTCTGTTGCTTTACAGATCTCAGGAGAGTTAACCCACGGCTTTGTCTATAACCCCTTTATGAATGAATTCTTCGCAGCAACAAGAAATGAAGGTTCTTTCTTAAACGGTAAATGCATAAGGGTTTCAAAAGTTCAAAGACTCTCCGAAGCTCTTTTGGCTACCGGTTTTGCCTATAACTTCAAGACTGCTTCCGAAAACAACATCCGATTTTTTGAACATTTCCAGAGCAAATGCCATGGCATTAGGAGACCCGGTAGTGCCGCTCTTGATCTCTGCTACGTAGCTAAAGGTGTCTTCGATGGTTTCTGGGAATGGTATCTTAACCCCTGGGATGTTGCTGCCGGTATATTGATAGTCGAGGAGGCTGGTGGTAAAATTACCGATTTGTACGGAATAGATCACCTATTTACTTCTGACAACATTCTGGTCACTAATTCAGCCCTGCACAATCAAATGCTTCAGGAATTTAATGAACTTTTGATCAAATAACAGCGAAACTTTCTCATAGTTCAGAAATCATTTGACATCTTTCGGCTTATCATTTAAAAATACCTGTTTAATTATTATTAGGTCGTGATCTATGGCGAAGTTGTTCAGTAAAGAATATCATGAGTTATCTAATACTTGGTATTTCAAGAGTAAGCTCTTACCATTATTGGAAGGTGATCTACATTATCAAGCTGTAAAGAATGAACAAGGTCAACTAATTATAAGGTTTTATGCAGATCCGGAAAAGAAGAAGTATATGCCGGAAGAGCTGGTACTAAAATATGATCCTGCCAAGGAAGAGATCGTTGAACATGCCTGCCTCAGTTGTCCTGATAATGAAAGCTGTAATCATTATTTGACGATTCTAGATTATGCTTATCGATACCTTACAACTTCGGCAAAAACCAAAGATCAAAGCGCAAAAAATTCTGTAGGTACTCTTCAGATCGATAATGAATTAGTTGTTTACAGCAACAGATTTCTAGCTTACAATACTTATTGGCAATTAAAGACACTAAATGGTAAGATACTGATCGAAGATATCTATAATGAAGAATCGGATAAGATCAGATTTCATTTCTCCGGGTACGAAGATGTTGATCTCCGATTGATCGCTCTTTTCAGCACTAATAAGTTGCTCTTCGATACAATTAAGAAAAGGCAGAAAACAGCTGGTATTAAGTCCAGGCAAGCTGACAAAATGGATAACAAGTTGCTTAAAGAACAAACATCTGCTTTTAATGACAGCGAATTGGCTCTTCTGCATCTACTCCAAAATATCAAATGCTCTTACAGCAACAAATACAAATACTTTACTATCTATAAAGAGGACTTTATCAAGGTGTTCCCTTTTCTGAAAGATCTGCAGTCTAAGGTAATGATCAAAGAGACTGGAGAACAATTAATCTTTTCTGATGAAGTACTCCCTCTGACTTTACGGATCAATAAAAGCCGGGATTCATTTTATACGATCAAAGTAGCTCCTGGTATCTTTTACTCGAATTTCTATATGGGTAACGAGATCTACATTTTTGTCGAAAATGTTGTCTATAAAGTGCAACTCCCTTTTTATAAGGAGATCTCCTATCAGATTTTCAGAGGTGGTTATCAGTTTCCCGAACAGGATCTGGTTTACTTCGCTTCTATAGTCGCTAAACAGACCGGGTTGAGCAAATGCTATCTAGATATAGCTGAAGATATTGATATCCCACCATATAATTCCACTTCACCACAGGTAAACCTAAAACTGATCAAGGATAAAAATGATATAGTCCTGAGTGGGTATCTCCTCTATTCAAACGTTAAGAAACTCCCCTTTAGATCGATACTATATAGTTCTGAATTAGTCGCTTTCACTGATGATAAGGGTGTTCAAGAATGGTTTTACATTCCTTTCGATACTCGTCAGGAGATTCAGAAATTTCTCCATCTTTTACCCACACCACAAAGAGACCTTATGGCGGATAGTTCGCAGTTGGTCTACTCTGCTAATATCAGTAAAGACCGCCTGAAAAAGGTCCTCTACGAAAAGCTACCTGCTGCTTGGAGCTTAGATTTAGACGATGCCTTGAAAAAGGAATTCATCTACCGAGTGGATCTCAAACCGATCGTATCTGTTAATAGAACTGATAAGATCGATTGGTTTGAGTATCAGGTTTTTTATAAATACCAAGAAATTACTTTTACTCATGAAGAATTGAGCCGCTTTTTCAAAGGAAAGGAAAAATATATGAAATTAGCTGATGACCGGCTTGTCTTTTTCAGCGATAAAGAGAATTTTACACGAATTGACACCTTCCTCAGTAATGCCCGTAAACAAACGAAACAAGCAAACTATCTCTCTAATTACAATCTTTCCTATCTTTATGTATTGTCTAAAGTAAACGACACTATCAGATTAGAGGGCGAGACCTATCTGGACAAAATGTTTGGAGATCTGTTGAGAAGACATTCTGAAGAACCTGTAGAAGTACCGAGAGCGCTCTTCAATATTATGCGAAGTTATCAGAAGACCGGATTTTATTGGCTGAAGATGCTGCAACAATATCATCTAGGTGGGTTATTAGCTGATGACATGGGATTGGGAAAAACTCTGCAATCGTTGGCTATCCTTTCAGACTATCATGAACAACCCAATCAACAAAGAAAGATATCTCTTGTGGTATGCCCCAAAACTCTTTTATTCAACTGGGCAATGGAGATCGAGAAATTTCATCCCAATCTGACTTATATCATCTATGAAGGTTCCAAACTAGAGAGGGTTAAATTGTTAGATAACAACTCCAGTGATATAATCATTGTTTCCTATTCATTGGTTCAGATGGATATTGAACATTTTAATCGGCAGAGTTATGCCTACATTATTCTCGACGAAGCGCAGCATATTAAGAATCCACTCACTCTCCGCAGCAAAGCAGTTAAAAAACTACAGGGGGAATATCGTCTGGCTCTCACGGGTACTCCTATAGAGAACAATTTGATAGATCTCTGGTCTATTTTCGATTTTCTTCTCCCCGGTTATCTGCTCCCCTTACGATCTTTCCGCAAAGAATTTATCGATGATAATGGTGATACTGCCGAGAAAAATGATCAGTTAACCCAGATCATCTCCCCTTTTATCCTGAGAAGAAAGAAAAGCGAAGTTCTCTTGGAACTACCCGATAAGCAGGAACAATATTTCTATAATAAGATGACACCTCTGCAGGAAAGAACATACTTAAAGATACTTGCTCTGGCGAAAGAAAAGATCTCGTTTCAGAAAGATAAAGAGTTAAAGACAGATTATATCAATATTCTGACTGCCCTCATTCGCTTAAGGCAGATTTGCAATCATCCCGGCCTGATAGACGATGAGTTATTGAAGAAAATAAATGTTTCAGGCAAGATGGAGCTGCTGTTGGAATTAATACAGGACGCTGTTGAGAATAGAAGGAAAATTCTTGTCTTCAGTCAATTTGCTTCGATGCTCAAATTGATCTCAGAAAAGCTGGAAGAAAAAGGTTTGATCTATGAGTACATGGACGGCAAAACTGTTAACCGACAGGAAAGAATTGAGCATTTTACTAATAATGAACAGGTCAGGATCTTTCTTCTCACCCTCAAAGTCGGTGGTCTCGGATTAAACCTGACCGCTGCAGATACGGTTATCATAGTTGATCCTTGGTGGAACCCCATGAGTGAAGATCAGTCCATAGATCGAGTCTACCGCATAGGTCAAACCAAGAAAGTCCTCGTTTATAAAATTATTACGAAAGGAACTGTGGAAGAAAAGATCCTGCTCCTGCAGGAGCAAAAAAAGCACCTCTTCAGCAGTGTTATTGAAGGAAGCCAATCTTTGATCAAGAAATTGTCTCCTGCTGATATCCGCAACCTCTTTGAATATCACCAATAACACACACTGATCTAACCTTGTATCTTCACCACACCTCAACATTCTTAATCTTCCTTCCTGCATTGTTTCCAAGGGACTTGCTTTAACTTCAGTGTATTTTAATCTTCTTTTTCATTAGCTTCTTTCTGAGTCATCAGTTGTATGCATTCGTGGATATCTTTTTCCTTGACCTCTGAACATACTGTCCAAGATAAGAGTTTAGATATATTAGACAAATTTGGAGGTTGATATGAAACAACTCAACATTATAACATTGATAATAATTTTACTCACGTTCTCTTTACTGAGTGCTGAACTAACAACAAGATCAATAACCCGTCGAGGAACTGACCGGCTTGATCATCCAATCCCCGATCCTCCACCAAGAGGCGACAGACGTGACCTAATTCCACCATTAAACTTAACAGCCACGGTAGTCGATCTCGTTAATGTCCAGCTTAATTGGGACACACCAACCGATCTGATCCGTATCTCTTATCACGACAATACTCCCGTTGATGGCTATTATCAGGAATCTGTCATCGGCTACGGTACTGTATTCGATCTGACTGCATATCCGGAAGCTACACTGGAATATCTTGACTTCCGCCACTCCCCATGGGGTTTGAACGGTACTTGGGAATATGAGATTCATATTATAGATTGGGATGATGGTACTCTCCTGGC from Candidatus Cloacimonadota bacterium includes the following:
- a CDS encoding deoxyribonuclease IV → MNLGAHISIANGIELIFERAKQVTANAIQIFVTNQNQWSTRQPKPQELESFFQLREEYKPFSIMAHSRYLINLCSNDPEKEEKSIRAFYEELQLCELFKIPYLVIHPGSYLDQTEEWGLNRIISNIDLTIDRFKDLKTVILLETTAGQGTNLGYKFEQLAYLMKNSRFQENLAVCFDTCHTFAAGYDLKDKYDVVFTEFENAIGIDKLKAFHLNDTKKGLAARVDRHEHIGKGELGLEPFRKLMNDNRFKKIPMILETPKGDNDEMDIVNLQTLRSLRTGV
- a CDS encoding histidinol-phosphate aminotransferase family protein, encoding MYLYRKDLEEKEAVKVEVPRKRIMMSLNESSLNPLGVIKEAFISNLGSVSLNRYLSDISNKLSEMLLEYIGYNIDADQILMGNGADQMLYYLFLAVRDNADNFALSLAPSYFDYKSYCSAVGLGFKTHELNRDFDFSPDEYLKSADDPNCRLIIICYPNNPTGNLFDEKKIIHILKKAKVPVLIDETYFEFSGKTFVNHLSDFKNLIIVRSFSKSFSVAGLRFGYMISSAKNIKEIGKVFTAFNLSLLIQTFAYTLLENKDKFLEHTKRVIKLRQILYNNLASIKGITVYPSETNFLIFTMGIDTMELFDYLSKQDVSVRSMHKLPLLANHLRVSISSESDNQYFVDAVKEFMRSRSKE
- a CDS encoding inositol monophosphatase, whose protein sequence is MTRWILLICKHSDLLEQGYSPLSELHLKTRKIILTAGKMLKETIGDSDKISVRTKSTDSDLVTQLDTEIENFLKEELSRILPGSVFLAEETDPKLKDTEKLWIIDPIDGTTNFVHGFPFVAISVALQISGELTHGFVYNPFMNEFFAATRNEGSFLNGKCIRVSKVQRLSEALLATGFAYNFKTASENNIRFFEHFQSKCHGIRRPGSAALDLCYVAKGVFDGFWEWYLNPWDVAAGILIVEEAGGKITDLYGIDHLFTSDNILVTNSALHNQMLQEFNELLIK
- the cls gene encoding cardiolipin synthase translates to MPIKKIVILFIIIVLLVFYYLYLEENLGKKELIASIINVIWGITIFTVIIVLIMENRSPSKTLAWILLLVFLPIVGFIMYLIFGRNFRKKKIYAHKEYSDYEKLRKIDEINLDHPYNTTAESMKEPAIALITKLLENNNKAFLTYKNRLDVYTDGEQAINAIFEAIEGAKESVHLEFFIIKSDETGEKLKDLLLKKAAEKVQVRLLYDSVGSWNISGKYIRLLEKGGIKTAGFTPVDFPFISSKWNYRNHRKITIVDGKTGFLGGINIADRYMHKDKYYGFWRDTQLKIEGEAVHSLQAIFNNDWSFTTGENLLNDNYFREQHIDDTNPVQIITSGPDSDWESIMQGYFAMITLATTEINIVTPYLILNESMLTAIKVSALSGVRVRLIVPCKPDHHLVFWAARSYFQELMETGVEIYEYQNGFIHSKYITVDGIFSSIGSANMDIRSFLHNLEVNAFLFSKELTNRLNYVFEEDLQNSTKIKLEEYMKRNYLNRAKESFNRLFSPLL
- a CDS encoding DEAD/DEAH box helicase, whose translation is MAKLFSKEYHELSNTWYFKSKLLPLLEGDLHYQAVKNEQGQLIIRFYADPEKKKYMPEELVLKYDPAKEEIVEHACLSCPDNESCNHYLTILDYAYRYLTTSAKTKDQSAKNSVGTLQIDNELVVYSNRFLAYNTYWQLKTLNGKILIEDIYNEESDKIRFHFSGYEDVDLRLIALFSTNKLLFDTIKKRQKTAGIKSRQADKMDNKLLKEQTSAFNDSELALLHLLQNIKCSYSNKYKYFTIYKEDFIKVFPFLKDLQSKVMIKETGEQLIFSDEVLPLTLRINKSRDSFYTIKVAPGIFYSNFYMGNEIYIFVENVVYKVQLPFYKEISYQIFRGGYQFPEQDLVYFASIVAKQTGLSKCYLDIAEDIDIPPYNSTSPQVNLKLIKDKNDIVLSGYLLYSNVKKLPFRSILYSSELVAFTDDKGVQEWFYIPFDTRQEIQKFLHLLPTPQRDLMADSSQLVYSANISKDRLKKVLYEKLPAAWSLDLDDALKKEFIYRVDLKPIVSVNRTDKIDWFEYQVFYKYQEITFTHEELSRFFKGKEKYMKLADDRLVFFSDKENFTRIDTFLSNARKQTKQANYLSNYNLSYLYVLSKVNDTIRLEGETYLDKMFGDLLRRHSEEPVEVPRALFNIMRSYQKTGFYWLKMLQQYHLGGLLADDMGLGKTLQSLAILSDYHEQPNQQRKISLVVCPKTLLFNWAMEIEKFHPNLTYIIYEGSKLERVKLLDNNSSDIIIVSYSLVQMDIEHFNRQSYAYIILDEAQHIKNPLTLRSKAVKKLQGEYRLALTGTPIENNLIDLWSIFDFLLPGYLLPLRSFRKEFIDDNGDTAEKNDQLTQIISPFILRRKKSEVLLELPDKQEQYFYNKMTPLQERTYLKILALAKEKISFQKDKELKTDYINILTALIRLRQICNHPGLIDDELLKKINVSGKMELLLELIQDAVENRRKILVFSQFASMLKLISEKLEEKGLIYEYMDGKTVNRQERIEHFTNNEQVRIFLLTLKVGGLGLNLTAADTVIIVDPWWNPMSEDQSIDRVYRIGQTKKVLVYKIITKGTVEEKILLLQEQKKHLFSSVIEGSQSLIKKLSPADIRNLFEYHQ
- a CDS encoding nitroreductase family protein, with product MFKDLVIANRSYRRFYQDYNISADLLIELIDNARLSASAANLQPLRYIIVSEKEANERIFSCLRWAGYLPDWEGPEEGEKPSAYIVMLGDKEFPKFHHFDGGIAAQTILLGAVDKGLGGCIFASVDKERLQQEINIPSNMEIIVVIALGKPKEHIIIETAETSGNIKYWRDKDQIHHVPKRKLADILIEVIS